CTACAACGCCGATTGGCTCAAGCAGCTGGGCTACAACGAGGCCCCGAAGGACTGGAAGACCTGGGAAGAGGCCGCCTGCAAGGCCAGCGATCCCGCCGCCAACAAGTACGGCTGGGCCTTCCGCCACGACGCCTCCAACTTCGCCTCGCAGGTGTTCTCGCGCGGCGGGCGCATCCTCGCGCCGGACGGCGCCTCCTACGTCTTCAACAGCGAGGCCGGCGTCGAGACCACGGCGATGATCCAGCGCATGTTCAAGAACAAGTGCGCCGTGGAGATCCCCACCAGCGAGCGCAACGGCGAGCAGAACCGCTTCGCGGCGGGGCAGGTGCTCTTCACCTTCGCCAGCTCGTCGGGCCTGCCGTTCTACCAGGAAGCCGTCAGCAAGGGCAGCAACTTCAAGTGGGACATCAACATGCTGCCCAACAACGGCAAGCCAGCCGTGAACCTCTACGGCGCGAGCGTCTCGATCTACAAGACGACGCCCGAGAAGGAGCTGGCCGCCTGGCTGGTTATCAAGTTCCTGGGTGAGAAGGCCCAGACGACGAAGTGGGCCGTCAACACCGGCTACCTGCCGGTCCGCCAGAGCGCCAAGGCCGACGTGCTGAACACCTACAAGGCCGATCCGAAGTGGGGCGCGGCGGCAGACTCCTACGCCCGCATGTTCGACTGGTTCCAGTACGCGATGGTCGAGTCGCCGGTGGCGGGCTACGATCCGGTCCGCGACCTGATCGACAAGGAAGTGGCGACGAAGGCGGCGACGGACGCCAACGCCGACCCGAAGAAGCTCGTCGAGGA
This sequence is a window from Chloroflexota bacterium. Protein-coding genes within it:
- a CDS encoding extracellular solute-binding protein, with amino-acid sequence MSVGLLLAACGPAAQPAAPTAAPAKPAEAAKPAESKPAAPAAQAAATTAPAKPAEAAKPVTVSNPPTSPEMVDAIDLTGKNVEVVYWHNRPQKDQEMLTTLLDEFSKSNPYGIKARAEIAGASYPDVYNKVSAAIQAGQPPEISVAYQNQAAFYRAQNAIIDINPFLKSKKYGLSDEDMKDYFQTFLDSDLNPQFQGERLGFPTQRSIEVMYYNADWLKQLGYNEAPKDWKTWEEAACKASDPAANKYGWAFRHDASNFASQVFSRGGRILAPDGASYVFNSEAGVETTAMIQRMFKNKCAVEIPTSERNGEQNRFAAGQVLFTFASSSGLPFYQEAVSKGSNFKWDINMLPNNGKPAVNLYGASVSIYKTTPEKELAAWLVIKFLGEKAQTTKWAVNTGYLPVRQSAKADVLNTYKADPKWGAAADSYARMFDWFQYAMVESPVAGYDPVRDLIDKEVATKAATDANADPKKLVEDATTKANAILKENAPKR